The following are encoded in a window of Castanea sativa cultivar Marrone di Chiusa Pesio chromosome 9, ASM4071231v1 genomic DNA:
- the LOC142608635 gene encoding amino acid transporter AVT1G yields MKVDEEMGRDLVDEWNSDDEENQAKTIGENEDETESEATGSSPSQSDNAMDIPWPQSYRQSMDMFTSVTPPTISFLRGPSLTGVSSFLSTAYKRPQPQPSECDSSLSKPLISEDPTTPPVKLSASTYSKLSNSGLPPPQEQCSFSESVINGINILCGIGLLTTPYAIKEGGWLSLIFLVIFAVFCCYTGVLLKECLESSPGLKTYPDIGQAAFGLAGRLGIAIFLYVELYASCVEYIIMMSDNLASLFPNTYIRLAGIHLESQQVFAITSTLIVLPTVWLKNLSLLSYLSGGGVVASILVALCLLWVGVVDQVGFHPSGTALDLTNLSVTIGIFGFSYAGHSVFPNIYSSMKEPSRFPSVLIVSFIFCFIMCTGVAICGFLMFGDSIESQFTLNMPSKYVASKIAVWTMVVNPLTKYALTLTPITMSIEELLPHAQLRSYSVVLLIRTILVFSTLAVALTVPFFAIVMALIGSLLAMLIALIFPCACYLKLLRGKLTKLKIASCILVQSVGLVCACVGTYSSITRLAGKIA; encoded by the exons ATGAAAGTGGACGAAGAAATGGGTCGGGACCTCGTGGACGAGTGGAACTCCGATGATGAAGAAAACCAGGCCAAAACAATAGGTGAGAATGAGGACGAGACTGAATCTGAGGCCACAGGTTCCTCACCAAGTCAATCTGATAACGCCATGGACATCCCATGGCCTCAGAGCTACAG GCAGTCTATGGACATGTTTACAAGTGTTACCCCACCCACCATTAGTTTTCTAAGGGGGCCTAGCTTGACAGGAGTCAGCAGCTTTCTTTCCACAGCATACAAGAGGCCACAGCCACAACCATCGGAGTGTGATTCTTCACTGAGTAAACCTCTCATTTCTGAAGATCCTACCACACCACCTGTGAAGTTATCTGCATCTACTTACTCCAAACTTTCTAACAGTGGATTGCCACCACCGCAGGAGCAGTGTTCATTTTCTGAATCAGTCattaatg GGATCAATATTCTGTGCGGCATAGGACTCCTTACAACTCCATATGCAATCAAAGAAGGAGGGTGGTTGAGCCTTATCTTTCTCGTGATATTCGCTGTCTTTTGTTGCTATACTGGAGTTTTATTGAAGGAATGTTTAGAAAGCTCTCCTGGACTCAAAACTTACCCAGATATAGGGCAGGCTGCTTTTGGGTTAGCTGGTCGATTAGGGATAGCT ATATTTTTGTATGTAGAACTATAT GCTTCTTGTGTGGAGTACATTATTATGATGAGCGATAACTTGGCATCATTGTTCCCAAATACCTATATCCGTCTTGCTGGAATCCATCTTGAATCTCAACAAGTTTTTGCAATCACGTCTACTCTTATTGTTCTTCCAACTGTTTGGCTTAAAAATCTGAGCTTGCTCTCATACCTTTCAG GAGGAGGAGTAGTTGCATCAATCCTGGTGGCACTTTGTTTATTATGGGTTGGAGTGGTGGACCAAGTTGGATTTCATCCAAGTGGAACAGCTTTAGACCTCACAAACCTTTCTGTTACAATTGGAATCTTTGGATTCAGCTATGCTGGCCATTCGGTTTTTCCAAATATCTATTCTTCCATGAAAGAACCGTCACGATTTCCATCAGTTTTAATAGTCAG CTTTATTTTTTGCTTCATTATGTGCACTGGGGTAGCAATATGTGGCTTTCTAATGTTTGGTGACTCAATCGAATCTCAGTTCACTTTAAACATGCCCAGCAAATATGTTGCTTCTAAAATTGCAGTCTGGACTATG GTTGTGAACCCACTGACAAAGTATGCCTTGACTCTGACACCCATCACAATGAGTATAGAGGAACTCCTGCCTCATGCTCAGCTTAGATCTTACAGTGTAGTGCTTCTCATCAGAacaattttagtattttcaactTTGGCGGTGGCACTGACTGTTCCCTTTTTCG CTATCGTGATGGCATTGATAGGATCTTTACTTGCAATGTTAATT GCTCTTATCTTTCCATGCGCTTGTTATCTTAAATTACTCAGAGGTAAATTGACGAAGTTGAAG ATTGCAAGTTGCATATTGGTTCAAAGTGTGGGTTTGGTCTGTGCTTGCGTTGGCACATATTCATCAATTACAAGACTAGCTGGCAAAATAGCTTGA